The segment CGTACGGGGACGGCCCGGCCGTCCCGGTGCCGCAGGAGGACGGTGCCGTTCCAGCGGACGGCTTCCGCCGACGGCGGTTCGGTGTCCTGCACGCCGGCCAGCAGCTCGGCGGCGGGACGGCCCACCACCTCGGCGGCCGGGTAGCCGAGCAGCCGCGCCGCGCCCTCGTTCCAGTCCGCCACGGCCCCGTGCGCGTCCAGTGTGACCCGGGCGGTGGCGGCCTCCTCGAACGGGAAGTCCGGGCGGCCCGCCTGCTCACCGTCCTTGTGCGTCATGGGTTGCCGCCCTCGTCCTGGTGTGCCGGCCGTGAGCCTGACCGAACCTCGCCGTCGGCGCTTCACAAGCCCTTCGGAGACAGCTTTGTCCGGAATTTTACCTTTCACAATTCCGGACAGCGCCCGCGCGGGCCTCAGGCGAGGATGCCGGCGAGGACGATGTCGATCACCCGGTCGAGGCGGTCGGGCAGGTCGAAGGGCGGGGGGTCCTCGGCGGTCCAGCGCAGGATGCCGGAGAAGTAGCCGGCCGCCAGCAGTGAGCCCGCCTGTACGGCGTCCACGCCGGGCTTGATCTCGCCGCGGCGCAGGCCGTGCTCGATGATCCTGGCCAGCTCCAGTTCGAGCGACGGATCCTGCAACAGCTGCCCGAACCGGGCGGAGGCCGCCATCAGGACGGCGGTCTCCGCGCGCGAGGTCATGTTCAGCTCGCCCATTTCGCGCAGGTAGCGCCGCAGGCGTGTCCCGACGGGCAGGTTCTCGGCGCTCTCCTGGCCGAGGATCGCGGCAACGCGGGCGCGGCGCCGGGCCCCCCATTCCTCCAGGAAGCCGACCTTCTGCGAGAAGTGGTTGAAGACGGTGGCGCGGGCCATGTCGGCCCGCTCGGCGATCTGCTCCATGGTGGTCGCCTCGTAGCCCTGGGCGACGAAGAGCCCGATCGCGGCCTCGTACAGCTGATCCCTGACCTGCTGCCGCTTGCGTTCGCGGCGGCCGGGGGCCGGGGCCGCCGTCTGCGCTTCGGGGCTCGTCATGATCCCAGTACAG is part of the Streptomyces sp. NBC_01262 genome and harbors:
- a CDS encoding TetR/AcrR family transcriptional regulator: MTSPEAQTAAPAPGRRERKRQQVRDQLYEAAIGLFVAQGYEATTMEQIAERADMARATVFNHFSQKVGFLEEWGARRRARVAAILGQESAENLPVGTRLRRYLREMGELNMTSRAETAVLMAASARFGQLLQDPSLELELARIIEHGLRRGEIKPGVDAVQAGSLLAAGYFSGILRWTAEDPPPFDLPDRLDRVIDIVLAGILA